The proteins below come from a single Streptomyces sp. SCSIO 75703 genomic window:
- a CDS encoding MFS transporter, which produces MRHGASPAPATGSGPAPSASRLAAAQIIGTTIEWYDFFIYGTASALVFHHVFFPDLPPLVGTLLALATFGAGFLARPLGAVVFGHFGDRVGRKRTLVATLLLMGGATVAVGLLPSYATIGAAAPLLLLLLRIVQGMAVGGEWGGAALIGIEHAEPRRKTLFGAFAQLGSPLGLILATVVFLGITAGSETWVQGWGWRIPFLASVLLIPIGLVIRTKIHESPDFRAGERDGAPRRLPVAEVLRADWRRVLIGVGAFAGVFVTYYLLTTFTLVYATGTLGMSTSLSLPANLVAAVSEGLFVLVGAFLAPRFTARRVAIVSAVGLLLWAWPAFALVGTADPGLLYLAVAVSMAFVGAGYGVLAAEVALLFRPEVRYTGASLCYGVAGSLGGIAPSLSTYLLDRFGTTTPVAVLTGAVAVLMTAACVALPRSAADGTPRAAAPADAPAAAG; this is translated from the coding sequence ATGCGTCACGGAGCCTCCCCGGCCCCCGCCACCGGCAGCGGACCGGCACCGTCCGCCTCCCGGCTCGCCGCGGCCCAGATCATCGGCACCACCATCGAGTGGTACGACTTCTTCATCTACGGCACCGCGTCCGCGCTCGTCTTCCACCACGTCTTCTTCCCCGACCTGCCGCCGCTGGTCGGCACCCTGCTCGCGCTCGCCACCTTCGGCGCCGGGTTCCTCGCCCGGCCGCTCGGCGCCGTGGTCTTCGGCCACTTCGGGGACCGCGTGGGCCGCAAGCGCACCCTCGTCGCCACCCTGCTGCTGATGGGCGGCGCCACCGTCGCCGTGGGCCTGCTGCCGTCCTACGCCACGATCGGCGCCGCCGCGCCCCTCCTGCTGCTGCTCCTGCGCATCGTGCAGGGCATGGCGGTGGGCGGCGAGTGGGGCGGGGCCGCGCTCATCGGCATCGAACACGCCGAGCCGCGCCGCAAGACCCTCTTCGGCGCCTTCGCCCAGCTCGGCTCCCCGCTCGGGCTGATCCTCGCCACCGTGGTCTTCCTCGGCATCACCGCCGGGTCCGAGACCTGGGTGCAGGGCTGGGGCTGGCGCATCCCGTTCCTCGCCTCGGTGCTGCTCATCCCCATCGGCCTGGTGATCCGTACGAAGATCCACGAGTCGCCGGACTTCCGCGCCGGCGAGCGGGACGGGGCACCGCGCCGGCTGCCGGTCGCCGAGGTGCTGCGCGCGGACTGGCGGCGCGTCCTGATCGGCGTCGGCGCCTTCGCGGGGGTCTTCGTCACCTACTACCTGCTCACCACGTTCACCCTCGTCTACGCCACCGGCACGCTCGGCATGAGCACGTCCCTCAGCCTGCCGGCCAACCTCGTCGCCGCGGTCAGCGAGGGCCTGTTCGTCCTGGTCGGCGCCTTCCTGGCACCGCGCTTCACCGCCCGCCGGGTCGCCATCGTCTCCGCGGTCGGACTGCTGCTGTGGGCGTGGCCCGCCTTCGCCCTGGTCGGCACCGCCGACCCCGGGCTGCTCTACCTCGCCGTCGCGGTCAGCATGGCCTTCGTCGGCGCCGGCTACGGCGTCCTCGCCGCCGAGGTCGCCCTGCTCTTCCGCCCCGAGGTCCGCTACACCGGCGCCTCCCTCTGCTACGGCGTCGCCGGCTCCCTCGGCGGGATCGCGCCCAGCCTGTCCACCTACCTGCTCGACCGCTTCGGCACCACCACGCCGGTGGCCGTGCTGACCGGCGCGGTCGCGGTGCTGATGACCGCCGCCTGCGTCGCGCTGCCCCGGTCCGCCGCCGACGGCACCCCGCGCGCGGCGGCCCCCGCCGACGCGCCGGCCGCGGCCGGCTGA
- a CDS encoding FAD-dependent oxidoreductase: MPAPAPVNGQVSFWFRQTGFPARRAPLDGPTDADVCVVGAGYTGLWTAYHLKKARPEWDVVVLEREFAGFGASGRNGGWLSGKIPGSPERFARERGKESVLRFQAMMNREVDEVLATLDREGIEADAVKSGYLRVAHAPAQLVRLRASVERNRQWGNTDEVLLSATELKERIEVAGGLGAAYNPHCARVHPARLVTGLAEAVVRLGVRLHESTPVTAIGPRSVTTPFGEVTARHVLRCTEGFTSQLPGEKRTWLPMNSSMIVSEPLPEDVWRGIGWAGEELFSDQTHAYLYGQRTADGRIALGGRGVPYRFGSRVDAAGGTSASTVASLAATLARLFPAAASVPVAHAWSGVLAVPRDWCPSVRLDRATGLGWAGGFVGQGVTASHLAARTLTDLVLGEDTERTRLPWTGRGSRRWEPEPARWLGVHGMYAAYRAADRQEEDARTTTSPLARIADVIASR, from the coding sequence ATGCCCGCACCCGCCCCCGTCAACGGCCAGGTGTCCTTCTGGTTCCGCCAGACCGGCTTCCCGGCGCGGCGCGCGCCGCTCGACGGCCCCACCGACGCCGACGTCTGCGTGGTCGGCGCCGGATACACCGGGCTGTGGACGGCGTACCACCTCAAGAAGGCCCGGCCGGAGTGGGACGTGGTGGTGCTGGAACGCGAGTTCGCCGGCTTCGGCGCCTCCGGCCGCAACGGCGGCTGGCTCTCCGGGAAGATCCCCGGCTCCCCGGAGCGGTTCGCCCGCGAGCGCGGCAAGGAGTCCGTGCTGCGCTTCCAGGCGATGATGAACCGCGAGGTCGACGAGGTGCTCGCCACGCTGGACCGCGAGGGCATCGAGGCGGACGCGGTCAAGAGCGGCTACCTCCGCGTGGCGCACGCCCCGGCCCAGTTGGTCCGCCTGCGGGCCTCGGTGGAGCGGAACCGGCAGTGGGGCAACACCGACGAGGTGCTGCTGTCGGCGACGGAGCTGAAGGAGCGGATCGAGGTCGCCGGGGGCCTCGGCGCCGCGTACAACCCGCACTGCGCCCGCGTCCACCCGGCGCGGCTGGTCACCGGCCTCGCCGAGGCCGTCGTCCGGCTCGGCGTCCGCCTCCACGAGTCGACGCCGGTCACCGCGATCGGCCCCCGGTCGGTCACCACGCCCTTCGGAGAGGTGACGGCGCGTCATGTGCTGCGCTGCACGGAGGGGTTCACTTCCCAGTTGCCGGGCGAGAAGCGGACCTGGCTGCCGATGAACTCCTCGATGATCGTCTCTGAGCCGCTGCCGGAGGACGTGTGGCGCGGCATCGGCTGGGCGGGCGAGGAACTGTTCAGCGACCAGACCCACGCCTACCTCTACGGCCAGCGCACCGCCGACGGCCGGATCGCGCTGGGCGGGCGGGGGGTGCCGTACCGGTTCGGCTCCCGGGTGGACGCGGCCGGCGGCACCAGCGCGTCGACGGTGGCCTCGCTGGCGGCGACGCTGGCCCGGCTCTTCCCTGCGGCGGCCTCGGTTCCGGTGGCCCACGCCTGGTCGGGGGTGCTGGCGGTGCCCCGCGACTGGTGCCCCTCGGTCCGCCTGGACCGGGCCACGGGGCTCGGCTGGGCGGGCGGGTTCGTGGGGCAGGGGGTGACGGCCTCGCACCTGGCGGCGCGCACGCTCACCGATCTGGTCCTCGGTGAGGACACCGAGCGCACCCGGCTGCCCTGGACGGGCCGCGGGTCACGCCGGTGGGAGCCGGAGCCGGCCCGCTGGCTGGGGGTGCACGGCATGTACGCGGCCTACCGCGCCGCCGACCGCCAGGAGGAGGACGCGCGGACGACGACGTCGCCGCTGGCCCGGATCGCGGACGTCATCGCGTCGCGGTGA
- a CDS encoding DUF5955 family protein — translation MRSSVGRRRPAADDQDVRLVALRAAVARLRRRLAVLPADFPDRAIAEEALADLAAMTAHGVPEVARLRRSLLLVAGSIGSVSALFPYLAEVRDAVDLFGGPPGR, via the coding sequence GTGCGAAGCAGTGTGGGGCGGCGCCGGCCGGCCGCCGACGACCAGGACGTGCGCCTGGTGGCGCTACGGGCCGCGGTGGCCAGGCTGCGCCGCCGGCTCGCGGTCCTGCCGGCCGACTTCCCGGACCGCGCCATAGCCGAGGAGGCGCTCGCCGACCTCGCCGCGATGACGGCGCACGGAGTGCCGGAGGTGGCCCGGCTGCGCCGCTCCCTGCTGCTGGTCGCCGGGTCCATCGGCTCCGTCAGCGCCCTCTTCCCGTACCTGGCCGAGGTCCGTGACGCGGTCGACCTGTTCGGCGGCCCGCCGGGACGGTGA
- a CDS encoding nucleotidyltransferase family protein has translation MTEYECQVAGVLLAAGGGRRLGGWPKALLEHRGHLLVEHAAGVLRAAGCARVHVVLGARAPEVRERAALEGCVLVDNPDWPEGMGSSLRAGLASLASTGARAALVALVDQPGIGAEATARVRAAYRDERSLAAAAYAGVRGHPVLLGAAHWQGVIASATGDRGARGYLREREGRITLVECGDVARPYDIDTPADLGRLE, from the coding sequence ATGACGGAGTACGAATGCCAGGTCGCCGGGGTCCTGCTGGCCGCCGGGGGCGGCCGGCGACTCGGCGGATGGCCGAAGGCCCTGCTCGAACACCGGGGACACCTGCTCGTCGAACACGCGGCCGGTGTCCTGCGCGCCGCCGGATGCGCCCGGGTGCACGTGGTCCTGGGGGCGCGGGCGCCGGAGGTACGGGAGCGGGCGGCGCTGGAGGGGTGCGTCCTCGTGGACAACCCCGACTGGCCGGAGGGCATGGGCTCCTCGCTGCGCGCCGGGCTGGCCTCGCTGGCCTCCACGGGGGCACGGGCGGCGCTGGTCGCGCTGGTGGACCAGCCCGGCATCGGGGCGGAGGCGACGGCGCGCGTGCGAGCCGCGTACCGGGACGAGAGGTCGCTCGCCGCGGCGGCGTACGCGGGCGTGCGCGGGCACCCGGTGCTGCTGGGGGCGGCGCACTGGCAGGGCGTGATCGCCTCCGCGACCGGCGACCGGGGGGCGCGCGGCTACCTGCGCGAGCGGGAAGGGCGGATCACGCTGGTCGAGTGCGGGGACGTGGCACGGCCGTACGACATCGACACCCCCGCCGACCTGGGGCGACTGGAGTGA
- the aceB gene encoding malate synthase A — protein sequence MSAPAPSPLALVDAEPLPRQEEVLTDAALAFVAELHRRFTPRRDELLALRAERRAEIARTATLDFLPETAAIREDDSWRVAPAPPALEDRRVEITGPTDRKMTVNALNSGARVWLADFEDASAPTWENVVLGQLNLSDAYRRGIDFTDERTGKSYALRPDEELATVVMRPRGWHLDERHLRDGDTPVPGALVDFGLYFFHNARRLIELGKGPYFYLPKTESHLEARLWNDVFVFAQDHLGIPRGTVRATVLIETITAAFEMDEILYELREHASGLNAGRWDYLFSIVKNFRDGGEKFVLPDRNAVTMTAPFMRAYTELLVRTCHRRGAHAIGGMAAFIPSRRDAEVNRVAFEKVRADKDREAGDGFDGSWVAHPDLVPIAMECFDKVLGDRPHQKDRLREDVDVTAADLLAVDSLDARPTRAGLVNAVQVGIRYIEAWLRGLGAVAIFNLMEDAATAEISRSQIWQWINAGVVLDTGERVTADLAREVAAGELAAIRAEAGEEAFAAGHWQEAHDLLLTVSLDEDYADFLTVPAYERLRG from the coding sequence ATGTCCGCACCAGCGCCGTCCCCGCTGGCCCTCGTCGACGCCGAGCCCCTGCCCCGGCAGGAGGAGGTCCTGACCGACGCCGCGCTCGCCTTCGTGGCGGAACTCCACCGGCGGTTCACGCCCCGGCGTGACGAACTCCTGGCCCTTCGCGCGGAGCGCCGCGCCGAGATCGCCCGCACCGCCACCCTGGACTTCCTCCCCGAGACCGCCGCGATCCGCGAGGACGACTCCTGGCGGGTGGCCCCCGCGCCGCCCGCGCTGGAGGACCGCCGGGTCGAGATCACCGGCCCCACCGACCGCAAGATGACCGTCAACGCGCTCAACTCGGGCGCCCGCGTCTGGCTCGCCGACTTCGAGGACGCCTCCGCGCCGACCTGGGAGAACGTGGTCCTGGGCCAGCTCAACCTGAGCGATGCCTACCGCCGGGGCATCGACTTCACGGACGAGCGGACCGGCAAGTCGTACGCGCTGCGCCCGGACGAGGAGCTGGCGACGGTCGTCATGCGCCCGCGCGGCTGGCACCTGGACGAGCGGCACCTGCGGGACGGCGACACGCCGGTGCCCGGTGCCCTCGTCGACTTCGGCCTGTACTTCTTCCACAACGCCCGCCGCCTGATCGAGCTGGGCAAGGGCCCGTACTTCTACCTGCCGAAGACCGAATCGCACCTGGAGGCCCGCCTCTGGAACGACGTCTTCGTCTTCGCCCAGGACCACCTGGGCATCCCGCGGGGCACGGTCCGCGCCACCGTCCTGATCGAGACGATCACGGCCGCTTTCGAGATGGACGAGATCCTCTACGAACTGCGCGAGCACGCCTCGGGGCTGAACGCCGGCCGCTGGGACTACCTCTTCTCGATCGTCAAGAACTTCCGGGACGGCGGCGAGAAGTTCGTGCTGCCGGACCGCAACGCGGTCACCATGACGGCCCCGTTCATGCGCGCCTACACCGAACTCCTCGTGCGCACCTGCCACAGGCGCGGCGCGCACGCCATCGGCGGCATGGCGGCGTTCATCCCCTCCCGCCGGGACGCCGAGGTCAACCGGGTGGCCTTCGAGAAGGTCCGCGCCGACAAGGACCGCGAGGCCGGCGACGGCTTCGACGGCTCCTGGGTCGCCCACCCCGACCTGGTCCCGATCGCCATGGAGTGCTTCGACAAGGTGCTCGGCGACCGGCCCCACCAGAAGGACCGGCTCCGCGAGGACGTCGACGTCACGGCCGCCGACCTGCTCGCCGTCGACTCCCTCGACGCCCGGCCGACCCGCGCCGGGCTGGTCAACGCGGTGCAGGTCGGCATCCGCTACATCGAGGCGTGGCTGCGCGGCCTCGGCGCGGTCGCCATCTTCAACCTCATGGAGGACGCGGCCACCGCGGAGATCTCCCGCTCGCAGATCTGGCAGTGGATCAACGCGGGCGTCGTCCTCGACACCGGCGAGCGGGTCACCGCCGACCTCGCCCGCGAGGTCGCCGCCGGTGAACTGGCGGCCATCCGCGCCGAGGCCGGCGAGGAGGCGTTCGCCGCGGGCCACTGGCAGGAGGCCCACGACCTGCTGCTGACCGTCTCCCTCGACGAGGACTACGCCGACTTCCTGACGGTCCCGGCGTACGAGCGGCTACGGGGCTGA
- a CDS encoding HipA family kinase: MLTEVTATHYVAPLRSGGSVPGIVEADDLGTYVVKFTGSAQGRKALVAEVIVGELARALGLRVPELVLARFDPEIAAHEPHQEVRELLDASAGLNLGMDYLPGAADYTPEVAERFPVGPEEAGRIVWLDALTVNVDRTVHSSNLMVWPTFGTAPARLWLIDHGAALVFHHRWDTSAPEKAYDFRHHALGHSAPDVRAADAELAPRVTDELLRAVLAEVPDAWLAGEPGFPGPEEVRAAYAGYLSARVKASAQWLPTEFPDREELAAEEGRRAERTRRGRPDWLQRVPDLHGRPAAEADWSAHLG; encoded by the coding sequence ATGCTGACCGAGGTCACCGCGACCCACTACGTCGCCCCCCTGCGCTCCGGCGGCTCCGTCCCCGGGATCGTCGAGGCGGACGACCTGGGGACGTACGTCGTGAAGTTCACCGGGTCCGCGCAGGGGCGCAAGGCGCTGGTCGCCGAGGTGATCGTCGGGGAACTGGCGCGGGCGCTCGGGCTGCGGGTGCCCGAGCTGGTCCTCGCCCGGTTCGACCCGGAGATCGCCGCGCACGAGCCGCACCAGGAGGTGCGGGAACTGTTGGACGCGAGCGCCGGGCTCAACCTGGGCATGGACTACCTGCCGGGCGCCGCCGACTACACGCCGGAGGTCGCCGAGCGGTTCCCGGTCGGCCCCGAGGAGGCCGGGCGGATCGTCTGGCTGGACGCGCTCACCGTGAACGTGGACCGCACCGTGCACAGCTCCAACCTCATGGTCTGGCCCACCTTCGGCACCGCCCCCGCGCGGCTGTGGCTCATCGACCACGGCGCCGCCCTCGTCTTCCACCACCGCTGGGACACGTCCGCGCCCGAGAAGGCGTACGACTTCCGCCACCACGCCCTCGGCCACAGCGCCCCCGACGTCCGGGCCGCCGACGCCGAGCTGGCCCCCCGGGTCACCGACGAGCTGCTGCGCGCGGTCCTCGCCGAGGTGCCCGACGCCTGGCTGGCCGGTGAGCCGGGGTTCCCCGGCCCCGAGGAGGTGCGCGCGGCCTACGCCGGCTACCTCTCCGCCCGGGTGAAGGCGTCCGCACAGTGGCTGCCCACCGAGTTCCCGGACCGCGAGGAGCTGGCAGCCGAGGAGGGCCGGCGCGCGGAGCGGACCCGGCGGGGCCGCCCGGACTGGCTCCAGCGCGTCCCCGACCTGCACGGCCGGCCCGCCGCCGAGGCGGACTGGTCGGCCCACCTGGGCTGA
- a CDS encoding molybdopterin-dependent oxidoreductase, with protein MTRRRGRTASHWGTYLVTAEDDEVVDVRGAEADPDPSPLGANYLGALRHRARIRRPAVRLGWLEDGPGPTRTRGSDPYVEVTHETALDLVAGELDRVRRQYGDEAVFGGSYGWGSAGRFHHAQSQIHRFLNATGGYTRSVNTYSHAAGDVVLPHIVGDREWFLRSVPRWSQIAEHTRLVVAFGGLPRRSVQVNPGGVGAHLNARQQDACARAGVRFVVVSPSRDDSAPSLRAEWLPVRPNTDVAMMLGMAHTLLREGSYDRYFVEKCCVGFEHFARYLRGETDGVEKTARWAAGICGTDEAAITTLARRLASERSLVSVTWSLQRQHHGEMTYWAGIALAAMAGSLGKPGGGFGSGYSSMHNAHLYDRFSLAASLPQLRPPVSAFIPVARISDMLLHPGRHFDYNGTTQPYPDIKAVYWAGGNPFHHHQDLNRLLTAWQRPETVVVHEPFWNAMAKHADIVFPVATSLEREDFAIGTADPWLTAMDQVAEAPEGVVTDYEIFAELSRRLGAWEEFTEGRDASEWVRHLYDRTVDRCAARGIALPDYDTFRKAGQVEVPMPWEHPVAFSELRDDPDAHPLTTPSGKIELFSETVAAFGYDDCPGFPRWMEPAEWLGSPLARKYPLHLISTQPDTKLHSQFDHGAHSLSGKVRGREVARLHPRDAAERGLADGDLVRIHNRRGACLAAVEVTEGLRQGVVQLPTGAWYDPVSPGGAGSLDKHGNPNVLTPDLATSKLAQGPSAHTCLVEVERFTGAVPPLTAHEPPELRKSPGSGPAPRPGKR; from the coding sequence ATGACTCGACGACGCGGACGAACGGCCAGTCATTGGGGCACCTACCTCGTGACGGCCGAGGACGACGAAGTCGTCGACGTGCGGGGCGCCGAGGCCGACCCCGATCCGTCACCCCTGGGCGCGAACTACCTGGGAGCCCTGCGGCACCGCGCCCGCATCCGCCGCCCGGCGGTCCGTCTGGGCTGGCTGGAGGACGGACCCGGCCCGACCCGCACAAGGGGCTCGGACCCGTATGTGGAGGTCACGCACGAGACAGCCCTGGACCTCGTCGCCGGCGAACTGGACCGGGTGCGCCGCCAATACGGCGACGAGGCCGTGTTCGGCGGCTCGTACGGCTGGGGGAGCGCGGGACGCTTCCACCACGCCCAGTCGCAGATCCACCGGTTCCTCAACGCCACGGGCGGCTACACACGGTCCGTGAACACGTACTCGCACGCTGCCGGGGACGTCGTGCTGCCGCACATCGTCGGCGACCGGGAGTGGTTCCTGCGGTCGGTCCCCAGGTGGTCACAGATCGCGGAACACACCCGGCTCGTGGTGGCGTTCGGGGGCCTGCCCCGGCGCAGCGTGCAGGTCAATCCGGGGGGTGTGGGGGCCCACCTGAACGCCCGGCAGCAAGACGCCTGCGCCCGGGCGGGCGTGCGGTTCGTCGTCGTCAGCCCCTCCAGGGACGACTCGGCCCCCTCCCTGCGGGCCGAGTGGCTTCCGGTGCGTCCCAACACCGATGTCGCCATGATGCTCGGGATGGCTCACACACTCCTGCGGGAAGGCAGCTACGACCGCTACTTCGTCGAGAAGTGCTGCGTCGGCTTCGAGCATTTCGCCAGGTACCTGCGCGGTGAGACCGACGGAGTGGAGAAGACGGCCCGCTGGGCGGCCGGCATCTGCGGGACGGACGAGGCCGCGATCACCACCCTGGCGCGCCGGCTCGCCTCGGAGCGCTCGCTCGTGTCGGTGACCTGGTCACTCCAGCGCCAGCACCACGGGGAGATGACCTACTGGGCCGGGATCGCGCTGGCGGCGATGGCCGGCTCCCTGGGCAAGCCCGGTGGCGGATTCGGCAGCGGATACTCCTCGATGCACAACGCCCACCTGTACGACCGGTTCTCGCTGGCCGCCTCGCTTCCGCAACTGCGGCCCCCCGTCTCCGCCTTCATCCCCGTCGCCCGGATCAGTGACATGCTGCTCCACCCGGGACGGCACTTCGACTACAACGGCACGACACAGCCGTACCCCGACATCAAGGCCGTGTACTGGGCCGGTGGGAACCCCTTCCACCACCACCAGGACCTGAACCGCCTGCTCACCGCCTGGCAGCGGCCCGAGACCGTCGTGGTGCACGAACCGTTCTGGAACGCGATGGCCAAGCACGCGGACATCGTCTTCCCGGTCGCCACCTCCCTGGAACGCGAGGACTTCGCCATCGGCACGGCCGATCCGTGGCTGACCGCGATGGACCAGGTGGCCGAGGCGCCCGAGGGGGTCGTCACCGACTACGAGATCTTCGCGGAGCTGTCCCGGCGCCTGGGCGCGTGGGAGGAATTCACCGAGGGGCGGGACGCGTCCGAGTGGGTCCGGCATCTGTACGACCGCACGGTGGACAGATGCGCGGCCCGCGGTATCGCCCTGCCCGACTACGACACGTTTCGCAAGGCCGGTCAGGTGGAGGTACCGATGCCGTGGGAGCATCCCGTGGCCTTCTCGGAACTCCGGGACGATCCCGACGCACACCCCCTCACCACCCCCTCGGGCAAGATCGAACTCTTCTCCGAGACCGTCGCCGCCTTCGGGTACGACGACTGCCCGGGGTTTCCCCGCTGGATGGAACCGGCGGAGTGGCTGGGATCGCCGCTGGCCCGGAAGTACCCCCTCCACCTGATCTCGACCCAGCCGGACACCAAGCTCCACAGCCAGTTCGACCACGGCGCGCACAGCCTCTCCGGCAAGGTCCGAGGGCGGGAAGTCGCCCGTCTGCATCCGCGGGACGCGGCCGAGCGGGGCCTCGCCGACGGGGATCTCGTCCGGATCCACAACCGGCGGGGCGCGTGCCTGGCCGCGGTCGAGGTCACCGAAGGTCTTCGCCAAGGTGTCGTCCAACTGCCCACGGGCGCGTGGTACGACCCGGTGTCACCGGGTGGGGCCGGCTCGCTCGACAAGCACGGAAACCCCAATGTCCTCACCCCCGACCTCGCCACCTCGAAGCTCGCGCAGGGGCCTTCGGCCCACACCTGCCTCGTCGAGGTCGAGCGCTTCACCGGTGCGGTACCACCGCTGACCGCGCACGAACCACCCGAGTTGAGAAAGTCTCCCGGTTCCGGCCCGGCGCCGCGTCCCGGGAAGCGGTGA
- a CDS encoding cytosine permease: MAPEVPRSARAALDVSTFDDPDPAKAAASEDYSSHIVPLTGRVTRRSLPMASWSLFSAMFWLYVAVSASQAVGSTDAIIGMLLATATFGVVGSILCRHAARTGLTVAMLSRRLFGYLGAALAPLLFAAMCLYYAVFEGSIIAVALQRWFAPGSDMRLWYALVVAYAVPLAIGGVQAWLDKLNGWLLPFYVAGIAALVVVAGVRHGFKAEYLHVAPPEVVSGLPGWLYAYCIFLSVAATIMSTIDFARFGKPQDSRFHGLFTFGPAFYAATFLVNGVVGIFLMSAVLPDQAASETGVVDAVLQTLGFSGLLLIIVSQTRINSANYYLASSNLEAFGSLVFRLRWPRLTWVLVSGVVIYLFMLTDVLSYLLVALAWQGVFVAAWVAIALTHVLLGRGERDGVPEFRPGRLRRVSPGLFAWIVPSSVGVALIHFGTPDSWYVQGALLLVAVLASGLYAVALRWGRSPVLRRGGDPRDEVDDAWNTRIRCHACERHYTTWEMDRDPTAEGAAICAGCATTSPGFYTAALLDARQTAGPATAAPEAHPTAAVTADAAER; the protein is encoded by the coding sequence ATGGCCCCTGAAGTGCCCCGCAGCGCCCGTGCGGCCCTCGATGTCAGCACCTTCGACGACCCCGATCCCGCCAAGGCCGCGGCGTCGGAGGACTACTCCTCCCACATCGTTCCCCTGACCGGGCGGGTCACCCGCCGCTCGCTGCCGATGGCGTCCTGGTCACTGTTCAGCGCCATGTTCTGGCTCTACGTGGCGGTCTCGGCGAGCCAGGCGGTCGGCAGTACCGACGCGATCATCGGGATGCTCCTGGCCACGGCCACTTTCGGGGTCGTGGGCAGCATCCTGTGCCGGCACGCCGCGCGTACGGGCCTGACCGTGGCGATGCTGTCCCGTCGTCTGTTCGGCTACCTGGGCGCGGCACTGGCCCCGCTGCTGTTCGCGGCGATGTGCCTCTACTACGCGGTGTTCGAGGGCTCGATCATCGCGGTCGCGCTCCAGCGCTGGTTCGCCCCCGGGAGCGATATGCGGCTGTGGTACGCGCTGGTCGTGGCCTACGCCGTACCGCTGGCGATCGGCGGGGTCCAGGCATGGCTGGACAAGCTGAACGGCTGGCTGCTCCCCTTCTACGTGGCGGGCATCGCCGCGCTGGTCGTGGTGGCCGGCGTGCGGCACGGGTTCAAGGCCGAGTACCTGCACGTGGCACCGCCGGAGGTGGTTTCCGGATTGCCCGGCTGGCTGTATGCCTACTGCATCTTCCTCAGTGTGGCGGCCACGATCATGTCCACGATCGACTTCGCCCGGTTCGGCAAACCGCAGGACTCCCGCTTCCACGGGCTGTTCACCTTCGGCCCGGCCTTCTACGCCGCCACCTTCCTGGTCAACGGGGTCGTCGGGATCTTCCTCATGTCCGCCGTCCTGCCCGACCAGGCGGCCTCGGAGACGGGCGTCGTCGACGCGGTGCTCCAGACACTCGGCTTCTCCGGCCTGTTGCTGATCATCGTCAGCCAGACCCGGATCAACTCCGCCAACTACTACCTGGCGTCCTCGAACCTGGAGGCCTTCGGCTCCCTGGTGTTCAGACTGCGCTGGCCCCGGCTGACCTGGGTCCTCGTCTCCGGTGTCGTCATCTATCTGTTCATGCTCACCGACGTGCTGTCCTACCTGCTGGTCGCACTCGCCTGGCAGGGTGTCTTCGTGGCCGCCTGGGTCGCCATCGCCCTGACCCACGTCCTGCTCGGCCGTGGCGAACGGGACGGGGTGCCGGAGTTCCGGCCCGGACGTCTGCGCCGGGTGTCTCCGGGGCTGTTCGCCTGGATCGTGCCCTCCTCGGTGGGTGTCGCGCTCATCCATTTCGGCACCCCGGACTCCTGGTACGTGCAGGGAGCGCTGCTCCTGGTGGCCGTTCTCGCCTCGGGCCTGTACGCGGTGGCGCTGCGCTGGGGGCGCAGCCCCGTCCTGAGGCGTGGCGGTGACCCGCGCGACGAGGTCGACGACGCGTGGAACACACGCATCCGGTGCCATGCCTGCGAACGCCACTACACCACCTGGGAGATGGACCGCGACCCGACGGCCGAAGGCGCGGCCATCTGCGCGGGCTGCGCGACGACGAGCCCCGGGTTCTACACGGCCGCCCTGCTGGACGCACGACAGACGGCCGGGCCGGCCACCGCGGCACCCGAGGCGCACCCGACGGCGGCGGTCACCGCGGACGCCGCCGAGCGGTAG
- a CDS encoding isochorismatase family protein: protein MKKALIVVDVQNDFCEGGSVPVAGGAAVAEGLTTYLRDADYDHVVATREWHIEPGAHFSPVPDFVDTWPPHCRAGTPGAAFHPLLDTSRLEAYFDKGQYGAAYSGFRGVGPDGLPLAEWLTARRVGAVDVVGLATDHCVRATALDARGLGLATTVLLEHCAGVSADRTRRTLEEFRSAAVTLG from the coding sequence ATGAAGAAGGCCCTGATCGTCGTCGACGTGCAGAACGACTTCTGCGAGGGCGGCTCCGTACCGGTGGCCGGCGGCGCCGCCGTCGCCGAGGGTCTGACCACCTACCTGCGGGACGCCGACTACGACCACGTCGTCGCCACGCGCGAGTGGCATATCGAGCCCGGCGCGCACTTCAGCCCGGTCCCCGACTTCGTCGACACCTGGCCGCCCCACTGCCGCGCGGGAACCCCCGGGGCGGCGTTCCACCCCCTGCTGGACACCTCGCGCCTCGAGGCGTACTTCGACAAGGGCCAGTACGGAGCGGCCTACTCGGGATTCCGAGGGGTCGGCCCGGACGGGCTGCCACTCGCGGAGTGGCTGACCGCGCGGCGCGTGGGAGCGGTGGACGTGGTCGGACTGGCCACGGACCATTGTGTGCGGGCCACCGCCCTGGACGCGCGGGGCCTCGGCCTGGCCACCACGGTCCTCTTGGAGCACTGCGCCGGGGTGTCGGCCGACCGCACGCGGCGGACCCTGGAGGAGTTCCGCTCGGCGGCCGTGACCCTGGGCTGA